ACCTCCATtcctaaattaaacaaattttccatcATGGAAACAGAACTGGTGGTGCTGTCGCCAACAGGAATGGGATTATGGGGTGGTGCTATCACTGCTATGGTTGTGTCAGAAATCATTTCTGATTTTAAATGCAGGCGAACCCTTGTTGCATGATGcggtttaaaatacttttctttgtatGCTGGGTGAAGCCATGTTGCCATATCAAATAAAGATGGAAATGGAACATCATCAGATGCAACAGCTAAGtcaaatctgcattttatAGCAGATTTAATCTTTTGTCTAAATGCAGAAATATGCACACTAGCACTGCTTGTAGAGAAGGAGCTTGAGTAGTTACTCAACAGCCCTTTAATTAATGGTATAATGGCTGCAGTTGTCACATATTTATCTCCTTCAATAAAGTCACTAGCCACCTTTAGAGGTAACAGTCCTTGGACTGTTGTAATTGCTACTGGTGTTGTTCCTACTTCCTACTGTTGTTATTTGCGCTTGCAGAGAGACTGCCTTCAATTCCGTTGATATTTAAGAACACATGCTTTTTCTTCAAGTGCTTCAACAGACTGTCAGTACTGTTgcaatcaatgttccctctaatttttcacgggTCTGCGCAAACAccctaactccctgagcggtcccttgcaccactgtgagcaacatcaaacgttccacgtgcgcactgtggccattattatgcgtttattttattttgaattcaGGTTGGagttttttcttgtgcgcagcacagattttctgtgcgcggagaccgtgtcggcagtgcgcatttgcgcacgcgcgcagcttagagggacaTTGGTtgcaatatgataaaattgcCTTGCAATGGCGACAAACCACGCTATTCTTTTCATCTGGCTTACAAAAATGTTCCCACACGCTGGAACTTTTTTTTCGCCCACGACCAGTCGACATGAGGCAGTGATAATAGATTACCTTTTTCCTCTACACTTACGTATAGTCTACTCTAACCTCTACTGCTTGGTACTTGTTTACAAATCTCAAGCGCATGGTTGGTGAGTGAATCAATGCGCGCGCGACTGCACTGTACAGCACACGTAATGAATCATTCGCCCGCACACACATGCAGCGCGTGCAAACTTCTGCTTTTTCGTTGGCTTCATTGTTTTGCGTTACGGAtgattaaactaaaatctagGCAGGACAAATTATTTACTCGTACGGGAACGCACTGCGTGTCTGCAGTTCTGATAACTGCGTGAACCCTATGAAGGAAGAAAATAGGCGCTTGGAACAAACAGTCTATGAAGAAAAAAGGCGGCGCGCAAGAcggaaaatatcaactttatatttgtttaacgTCGTACACTGTTCATTTAACAGATTTATTTTCGAATCCTGATATCCgaaaataaactgcaaatAAGATTCGAATCTCTAAGATTCGATATTCTGTATTGTGCATCCCTACGTATATTAAGTCAAATTTTTACCGTCCAGGTGAAACTGTCTTTGTCCCGGGTGGTTGGTGGCACCTAGTGCTTAACCTGGACGCCACAATCGCCGTCACTCAGAACTTTGCTTCTGTGACGAACTTTCCAACTGTCTGGGTGAAGACGGTCAAAGGACGGCCGAAGCTCTCACACAAGTGGATACGGTTTGTCATCTTTTACGGTTTGACATCATCCGTCATCTTCTCGGAGGAGTTTGCTAAAAGGCCGTCTTTCTAAAACATGCTTTTCCATGCATGCATGCATAATTTTTTccataatttattaaaaacttttattacatcacaatagaatCTTGCGCAAAGAAAGGCCAGAAGTCGCGGCGATGGCGGACAATGCCACGACCACCGACCTTGTCACCTCCGACTCCTCCAGTGACTCGAGCTCATCGTCAAGTGACTCATCCTGCAGTTCCTCTGAAGATGAAGGAGGTGACATGAATCGAGTCGCAGATGCAAGGAAAAGGACTCCTCCTAGTGGTGATAGTTACAGGTGCGCTGTTGTTGTAAACTTTTACGCTTGCGATGGATTTGATTTGATCTTTTCAACCGAGTGGGACGTGGTCCACTTCCCGCCACAAAAAATCCCGgaaacttgcaaaaaataccAGGAAGTTGGATGATTTAGAGTCTAGGGTTTGTTATAAATAGTGCATTTTTGGaagattgtttttaatttgacTCCTTTTTTTTACGCGGTTAATATACAATGTCAGCAAAAGTTATTGATCTAAAATTAGGGAGTCTCAAAACAAAAGCTGCCATTAAGAGTGGTCTGGAAGTTAAAATGGTTGAGTAGCACGGAATTAGATGTAGATGCAGACCCTGTGTATATTATGTGCTCCTTCATAATATCAGCTTAAATGGATATTTCAAAACCAAAACATAACCTGCTAAATTTATTGCCTATTATTCAAATCAACTTATTTCAATGTGGTCACAAAGTTTATGTTTCAATTTTGGTCAAATAGCAAAGCAACAAAGGTTATTCTAGAACTCTCCTGTCTGTTTCTCAACATCTGGTTATTACATTGTTCGCTCCTAGTGGCTTCATTTTGGGGCCTTCTCCAATAACAATGTGTGGGATAGGGAATTTATTTCAAGCGTTATTTTCTTCCTTATTAAATCTGCTCCAGGATTTTAACCTTCAGTATTTGTAGGTTTTAAAGGCGCTTAATATTTTCTCTATTTTCAGCGGCAAACGTCCTCGATTGAGCAATGGCGGTTATCATGGAACGAACAGATGACGACGAAGCAATATCTTCTAACAATCCTCTTTCTACGTCACTGGACATTTGGACTGGACTGGACGCTTCCTGCCATTTTACTGCTGTTCAGCGTTGTACAATGTATACATACAAagtgcaaataaattttctaatATACAAAATGCGTTTTCAAGTTGCAATGTGcttgtttttataaataattgtGGTGGCCATCTACAGCTTCTGGCTCATATTTAAGccaaacataattttttcaaactcgTTTTCCTTTGTTATTCAAGCAGAAGCAAGGAAAGTAAGATGATTGTTGATACTTTGATTCAAATTGGAAATCTAAAAACTTTCCTAATTAAGCAATTCACGCGATGGATACCACTTCCGCAAGGTGTCGTTACGAGCCTGAGTTGTGCTAATTATATCAGCGAACATGAGTGGACAATTTCGGAGTTGAAAACTGCTTGTAGCAACGTCACACTTGTTAATTCGTGAAAAATTATCGCGACTAGCAAAGTTTCTTCGTGACTTGAGCATGCACGCCTAAGTTACTTCGGCACATACGAGCATTTAGATGTTCCTTCATTTCAGGGGCATAGGTTTTGAATCGTCAGAAGCATTTGGTATTATAAGATATCTAAAAAACAATAGTAACAGACACGAAGGGGAGTAACACATTGGCAAAGCTGCTTAATGATAAAATCGAATGTACAGTAGCTATCGTGTTAGTGTCTGCTTTTTACatttggttaattgttattaaaaccttttgcattaagttgagcaaaaacagtaaaaagaacaaaaaataaatcaaaacttGACCTGCTGGGTGCCAAGACATGCTTTTCGGTGAAAGTCCTTTGCCACTAAAAAAGAAGCAACTAAAGTTTTAGTTTGAACAGTGTTTACGCCAACATAAGGTAAATTATGTTTCCTTGAATTTCCTCAAactaaaataatatatatattcaaAGATATATAGTCGATTCTTCGGTTGGGCGTTTGAATTAAGATTACAAGAAGGATATCTGCGACTTCTAGGACAAGTCCTGCCTCAACATCAACTCCACTTCAAAATGCGTCACTATGCTTGTCGCGTTTTGACGTCATTATGCAATATTATTATGTGGTTGATCGAATAAGTTCAGTGCATGGTGTGTTAGTGCACGTTCAGTGCATGTAGGAAGATGACGTCATGAAGTTGCAAATCACTTCctgtaaaacttaaaagcaaGTCGTTGATGTCTATGAGCTCAATACGGCGAGTTAATAGGATCAAAAGTGTCAGTAGCTTTAATAACTAACAAACTTACAGTAGGCTACTTGCTTAGTGTTGGAAAGTTTGTCACATTAACTTTGCTTATAGCCTAGGTATTTCAACGCAGTGAAAACAATATTGttaatgtaaaataattaCGTATTCAGAAAACTGCCTTACATAACAAACTACTTGAAGacaaaatattcaacaatAGCAGCGACATTTCACTTAAATAAGCAGCATTCGTTCAAACGATTCTTTCATGTTGTATTAAAGAAAATTCCTTTTAAGGTATAAGAGAAACTCCTcttcaagaaatatttttgtagctCAAAATCTAGAATAAATATTAATCATATTTACAAATCTTTCGTAAAACTTTGAATTTAGGCGTCGTGTATTTAGACATAAAGTGAAATCTGTTGCGACTTTTTTACTGATGGTGAAAAATGACAGTTGCACGTTCATGAAAATAATGACAAAGTCAagtgaaaattaaaaacaaacttcgcataaaatcattttttgctATATAgggtttttaatttataacatATTGCGTATAACATGTGTCGTACACTTTTAAACGATCACAATAACATCCTTCTATGTGATGTGCCGGCGTTGCGGCTTTTTGTAGAACGGTGAAGGTTGATGACGTGTACGGCTATTCATCGATACTGACGAACCTCAACTCGAGACTTGATAATTGTTGATTAATACTTGTCCTAAGAATGACTTGTATACGTCATATCAACACAGATTAAATTTCCAGTTGTGTTATGAGTTCCACAGTTTGAGCTAAAAATAGCCCGACATGTAAAACTGATCAATATCAGCACTACATCCTGAGTTAACTGTTAAACATTGGTCTGGAGACAAAGGTGCGGTTGCTTTTAAACATCTCGAAGACAGAGCGTTTATAGCAAAAAAGACAAGCAAAGGTAAAACCGTTTTAAGCTCTAACTGCGAGAAAAATAGAACTAACATTCGCAATGCGACGAAATGCGCAAAATTAGAGTGTTAGTAGGTAGGCTAAACTGTTAATCATCGTATTGTAAGTCAAGTAATCACTGTAAGGGTAACATCACAATTAAATAACAACAACTATTTTGTATGCCCCGTTTGTGTTTTATATGACCCTACTGGTAATCTGGTTCACGCATAGACATCGGAAATATaaacagtaggcctacagtaccCTATTGTTAGATCACAATCCTTTATCTTTGCTTCACAAACACTCCACACTTGTGGATGCAACTAACTTTATTCCTTAGCTtgcaaaagatttttattttccagTTTCGACTCCGAAGACTGGTTTTACTATTTACAGTAATTACATTTTCTAAACTGAGCGAATATTTATCCAAGTTAAATATAGACCTACCAGTGAGATGTCTATTCAAGGAAACGAAGCTAAAAAAGGAAGACTGAATTTAGAGAGGAATGGTTAAATACAGCAGTAGAGTGTGTGACACTAAATTACAATGATGATACCGGATATCAAGTTGGTAATTCATTTTAACTCAGCATTAAAATGCTCATGCTCactaaatgaaatatttgctcagcgtaaaatttttttagagGGAACACTGGTTGCGACTTCTTTACCGATGTTGAGAAATGATAGCGGCACattcattaaaataataacaaagtcaagtaaaaattgaaaacaaacttcgcataaaaaactatttttttgttatataggGGTTTTCATTTGTAACATTTTGGGATGTGTTCTGCACTTTTGAACGTATTCCAATAACATCCTTTTATGTCACGTGCCGGCGTTGCGGATTCCTGTAGAACGGTGAAGGTTGATGACGTGTACGGCTATTCATCGATACTGACGAACCTCAACTCAAAGCCTGATAATTGTTGATTAATACTTGTCCTAAGAATGACTTGTATACGCCATATCAACACAGATTAAATTTCCAGTTGTTTTATGAGTTCCACAGTTTGAGCTAAAAATAGCCCGACATGCAAAACTGATCAATATCAGCACTACATCCTGAGTCAGCTGTTAAAGATTGGTCTGGAGACAGAGGTGCGGTTCCATTTAAACATCTCGAAGACAGAGCGATTATAGCAAAAACGAGATTTAATAGAACTAACATTCGCAATGCGACGAAATGCGCAAAATTTGAGTGTAAGTAAGTAAAGTGTTAACAATCGTATTGTAAGTAAAGTAATAACTGTAACGGTAACGgcataattaaaaaacaataactaTTTTGTATGCCCCGTTTGTGATTTCTACTAGTTATCTGGTTCACGCATAGACATCGGAAATATAAACACATGTGTTCATGTTTGTGACGTCTATAGGACCTCGTGgttaacaacattttttaaacgatAATTAAGCTTATggaaattaataattaataatacatTGTACATAGattaatcaaataattttacttaCAAAAAAACATCAAGGGCAACAAAGAATATTGACtggaaatattcaaaattatGTTAATATCTTTCAGTCAATGTAGAAAGTTGACAGACTGTCCAACAGCATTATTGTCTTGTGTCTATGCGGACTGTGGagaattaaaaattcaaaccgtttacaaaaattcaaaaataatttatctgTGTGCTGGCATTTCTTATCGTAATTTTTCATAgaataagttttaatttttaatcttttattttgaaatatgcCTGGTGATTAATTAGATTTGTTAGATAATTTCGGTTTCttactttgttttctttctttaacattttttgtttggcaACACTGTTCTTATCACGAGTTTGGGCTCGACCCATTGTCGTTCTTTTGCGTGCTCACTTCTGAAGCTGGTGGTTATTTAATATTGACTTGCTTGGCTGTTGTGTTCAGTTGAAAGGCAAAGTTTGCGGTTAGTGACTTTcaacttttaatttgtttaaaattaggTTAACCGAACTGTTCCTGGTACAAAATGTGGCAGCCTTTTTTGACCTTCTTCGACAAAGGTGGCAAAAAATCTAAGAGTATATCGTTGTATCTAAGAGCACTGCAAGTATCGTTGCTGCACACCCGAGATCTCGTCGAAAAGTGACACTTTCTGCgctttggtttaaaaaaccCTAATTTTGTGAATGGCTTCTGTGACGTAGCCTACCGATTTTTCCCAAGTGATAGTTTTTCTAAAACTAATCACTCTGTCCCAAACTCTCCTCATGATTAAATTTCCAAACTAGGCTGATGCGAATTAAAGTCAAAGCTGTTATACAGCGTTCAATGAcacttaaaaaatgtttaaatttatcgAAAACTAGGTCCATGTGCCCAAAACctttttataattaaattaaatgaatttagCCCAAAATAGTTTAGCAATAGCAGGATTCAAACTCGAAACCTCCAGCGTTTTCCTTGTCCGTAACCACTCTGCTTTCTTCTCCCTCTTTTAAACAAGAGCAGTAAACCCATCACTGAGAATCTGTTGGTTACCGTGATTCAACAATTTCAATAAATCGAGACTGATTAAATAGGCTAGGCCAGGGGTCGGCaaacttttgcacttaaagagccatttattccacaaaatagaaatcaccgcaaaactattttcacaataaaacgaaaatataataactagTCTAACTGCTGCTAGTAGACTGCTAAAAACAACCTTTATGTTAATCGACTAATTACCCTAGTAGACACCATCAAATGCCTAATTAATTAAATGCaattttgattgattgatttttgatttttgtcttTCTGCTTTCCTGAACTCTTgttaaaagtgacaaagctTCCAGTCAATGTAAAAATTAGTAATGCGGTGAGGGTTAAACAAGGGCACACTTAACTGCActagggttggattatccggatagcggataaccgg
The Clavelina lepadiformis chromosome 4, kaClaLepa1.1, whole genome shotgun sequence DNA segment above includes these coding regions:
- the LOC143451695 gene encoding uncharacterized protein LOC143451695, coding for MSTGRGRKKSSSVWEHFCKPDEKNSVEVGTTPVAITTVQGLLPLKVASDFIEGDKYVTTAAIIPLIKGLLSNYSSSFSTSSASVHISAFRQKIKSAIKCRFDLAVASDDVPFPSLFDMATWLHPAYKEKYFKPHHATRVRLHLKSEMISDTTIAVIAPPHNPIPVGDSTTSSVSMMENLFNLGMEVQQSNQEDADDEGADIDTIVTNEKEFPMLYNICQKYLSLPASERCFSSTGLTATVLRSRLTESHLEALNILHCNKQLLD